In Paralichthys olivaceus isolate ysfri-2021 chromosome 1, ASM2471397v2, whole genome shotgun sequence, the following are encoded in one genomic region:
- the LOC138411186 gene encoding NLR family CARD domain-containing protein 3-like yields the protein MSGYEEEEDRAESPEFSCVSLKSDRSKEHPPLFSYEPGPSHTKTCLHRERRRSHVSEEEQSSRCASCQDVLKDPVSTSCGHWFCRQCITSYWDQSGSSGDSSCPQCGQRSRRGAGAQTADRGLQEVLDQHKISLRRRCEHVTEGTEETGSRTLLNRIYTELYITEGQSEEVNTEHEVRQLETASKRKSLHDTPIKCHEIFKAFTDQQSSIRVVLTNGVAGVGKTFSVQKFTLDWAEGLENQDVGLLVVLSFRELNLVKDEQHSLLTLLRVFHPTLQKLTAETLAVCEPLIIFDGLDESRLSLDFNHREVVSEVTQRSSVNVLLTNLIQGNLLPSALVWITSRPAAANQIPPTCVDRVTEVRGFTDAQKEEYFRRRFSDEELSSRIISHIKTSRSLHIMCQIPVFCWISATVLEHMLTTDQRGELPKTLTDLYSHFLLVQTKRKNNKYGGGHETSPQQLTEADRDVLLKLGRLALKHLEEGNIMFYQEDLEQCGLNVTEASVYSGVCTEIFRRECVIFQKSVYCFVHLSVQEFLAAVYMFHCYTHTEELKNFLGTYGNTDGTFSLDDLLKRTMEKSLTSKNGHLDLFVRFLHGLSLESNQRVLGGLLGRTENNPKIIQRVLGGLLGRTENNPEIIQRIINNLKKIKSDDISPDRSINIFHCLTEMNDHSVHQQMQQFLTSENKSKTKLSEIHCSALAYMLQMSEEVLDELVLEKFNTSDQGRRRLIPAVRNCRKALLGGCGLSEIHCEVVASALKSDPSHLRELDLSRNILQDSVVKLLCAGLESPNCRLETLRLKSCRLSEISCSSLASALRSNPSHLRELDLSFNELQDSGVKELLDLEQSSDCRLETLRWRPGSLFRLM from the exons atgagtggttatgaggaggaagaggacagagcagagtctccagagttcagctgtgtgtctctgaagagtgaccgGTCCAAAGAACATCCTCCATTGTTCAGttatgaacctggaccctcacacacaaa gacatgtcttcacagagagaggaggaggagtcatgtttctgaggaggagcagtcgtcccgctgtgcttcgtgtcaggacgtcctgaaggatccagtctccaccagctgtggacactggttctgcagacagtgcatcacctcatactgggaccagtctggttcttcaggagactcctcctgtccccagtgtggacaaagatccagaagaggagctggagctcagacagccg atcggggtctgcaggaggttttagaccaacataagatcagtctgaggaggagatgtgaacatgtgactgaaggaactgaggaaacaggaagtagaaccctcctcaacaggatctacactgagctctacatcacagagggacagagtgaagaggttaatactgaacatgaggtgaggcagcttgagacggcttccaagaggaagagcctccacgacactcccatcaagtgccacgagatctttaaagccttcactgaccagcagagcagcatcagagtcgtcctgaccaacggcgtcgctggcgttggaaaaaccttctcggtgcagaagttcactctggactgggcagagggtttagaaaaccaagatgtgggtctgctggttgtgctttcgttcagggagctgaacctggtgaaagacgagcagcacagtcttctcacgctgctccgtgttttccatccaacattacagaagctcacggcagagacgctcgctgtctgtgAACCTTTGATCatctttgacggcctggatgaaagcagactttctctggacttcaaccacagggaggtcgtgtctgaggtcacacagaggtcatcagtcaacgtgctgctgacaaacctcatccaggggaatctgcttccctcggctctcgtctggataacctccagacctgcggcggccaatcagatccctcctacatgtgttgacagggtgacagaagtacgaggcttcactgacgcccagaaggaggagtacttcaggaggagattcagtgatgaggagctgagcagcagaatcatctcacacatcaagacgtccaggagcctccacatcatgtgtcaaatcccagtcttctgctggatcagtgctacagttctggagcacatgttgaccacagaccagagaggagagctgcccaagaccctgacggacctgtactcacacttcctgctggttcagacaaagaggaagaacaacaagtacggtggaggacatgagacgagtccacagcagctgacggaggctgacagggacgttcttctgaagctggggaggctggcgcttaaacatctggaggaaggaaacatcatgttctaccaagaagacctggagcagtgtggtcttaatgtcacagaggcctcggtgtactcaggagtttgtactgagatcttcagaagagagtgtgtgatcttccagaaatcagtctactgctttgttcatctgagcgttcaggagtttctggctgcagtctacatgttccactgttacacacacacagaagaactcaagaacttcttgggaacatatGGGAACACAGACGGTACCTTCTCCCTGGatgacctcctgaagagaaccatggagaaatccctcaccagtaaaaatggtcacctggatctgtttgttcgcttccttcacggcctcagtctggagtccaaccagagagtcttaggaggcctgctgggtcggacagagaacaatccaaagatcatccagagagtcttaggaggcctgctgggtcggacagagaacaatccagagatcatccagagaatcatcaacaacctgaagaagataaagagtgatgacatttctcctgacagaagcatcaacatcttccactgtctgactgagatgaacgaccactcagtacatcagcagatgcaacagttcctgacgtcagagaacaaatctAAGACGAAACTCTCTgagatccactgctcagctctggcctacatgctgcagatgtcagaggaggttctggatgagttggtcttggagaagttcaacacatcagACCAGGGTCGAcggagactgatcccagctgtgaggaactgcaggaaggctct actcgGTGGTTGTGGACTCTCAGAGATTCACTGTGAAGtcgtggcttcagctctgaagtcagacccctcacatctgagagaactggatctgagtagAAACATCCTGCAGGACTCAgtagtgaagctgctgtgtgctggactggagagtccaaactgtcgactggagactctgag gttgaagagctgcagactgtcagagatcagctgttcttctctggcttcagctctgaggtcaaacccctctcatctgagagaactggatctgagcttcaacgagctgcaggactcaggagtgaaggagctgcttGATCTAGAGCAGAGTTCagactgtcgactggagactctgag atggaggcCAGGATCTTTGTTTAGGTTgatgtga